From a region of the Paenibacillus lutimineralis genome:
- the uxuA gene encoding mannonate dehydratase, whose translation MKMTFRWYGQGNDSVTLDQVRQIPGVEGIVWSLHDLAAGEEWPMERIMAEKAYIEKHGFHIDVVESVNVHEDIKLGHPSRDKYIENYKRTIEKLGQAGVKVICYNFMPVFDWTRTDMFKELEDGSTALFFEKAIVDNIDPFELVRRMASYTSELTMPGWEPERLQHLGELFEAYKQVSEEDLWANLQYFLQEIVPVAEASGIKMAIHPDDPPYSIFGLPRIITNKENIGRMLNLVDSPSNGLTMCTGSLGSSRDNDVADIIRTYADRIPFAHIRNVRVYDNGDFIETSHRSKDGSVDITDVVKAYHENGFTGYARPDHGRHLWGEKCRPGYGLYDRALGIMYLWGVWDSLEREKNR comes from the coding sequence TTGAAGATGACATTCCGGTGGTATGGGCAAGGCAATGACTCGGTGACGCTGGATCAGGTACGGCAAATCCCGGGTGTAGAAGGTATCGTGTGGTCGCTGCATGATTTAGCTGCTGGCGAAGAATGGCCGATGGAGCGCATCATGGCTGAGAAAGCTTATATCGAGAAGCATGGCTTTCACATCGATGTCGTAGAGAGCGTGAATGTACATGAGGATATCAAGCTTGGACATCCGTCACGCGACAAATATATAGAAAATTATAAGCGCACGATTGAGAAGCTCGGACAGGCCGGCGTTAAAGTAATCTGTTACAATTTTATGCCGGTATTTGACTGGACGCGTACGGATATGTTCAAGGAATTGGAGGATGGTTCGACAGCGCTTTTCTTTGAGAAAGCGATTGTAGACAACATCGACCCGTTCGAACTGGTACGCAGAATGGCGAGCTACACTTCGGAACTAACTATGCCAGGCTGGGAGCCGGAGCGCCTGCAGCATTTGGGTGAGCTGTTTGAAGCCTACAAGCAAGTGTCGGAAGAGGATCTGTGGGCAAACCTTCAGTATTTCCTGCAGGAGATTGTCCCAGTAGCTGAAGCCAGTGGCATTAAAATGGCGATTCATCCCGATGATCCTCCTTACTCGATCTTCGGCTTGCCGCGCATTATTACGAATAAGGAGAATATCGGTCGTATGCTGAATCTCGTTGACAGTCCGTCCAATGGCTTGACGATGTGCACTGGTTCCTTGGGTTCAAGCCGTGATAATGATGTCGCTGATATTATCCGTACCTATGCGGACCGCATTCCTTTTGCTCATATTCGCAATGTTCGAGTGTACGATAATGGCGACTTCATCGAGACCTCGCATCGGTCCAAGGACGGCTCCGTTGATATCACGGATGTTGTTAAGGCTTATCATGAGAACGGATTCACCGGTTATGCTCGTCCTGACCATGGCCGTCATCTGTGGGGAGAGAAGTGTCGTCCAGGGTACGGGCTGTATGATCGTGCACTAGGCATTATGTACTTATG